From Lolium perenne isolate Kyuss_39 chromosome 5, Kyuss_2.0, whole genome shotgun sequence, a single genomic window includes:
- the LOC127300711 gene encoding uncharacterized protein: MAGGGLFGGAGAFWATRALEVVKRNDSPGLLWKRIKLTTTRKNNAKKRLKRLWQNEAVIRACGQVESSSTSSTAAAAGKQQ, encoded by the exons ATGGCGGGCGGCGGGCTGTTCGGCGGCGCGGGAGCGTTCTGGGCGACCCGAGCACTGGAGGTGGTGAAGAGGAACGACTCCCCGGGGCTGTTGTGGAAGCGGATCAAGCTCACCACTACCCGAAAGAACAACGCCAAGAAACGCCTAAAGCGCCTCTGGCAG AACGAAGCAGTTATAAGAGCTTGTGGTCAAGTAGAATCATCGTCGACATCAAGCACCGCAGCAGCAGCTGGGAAACAACAGTAG
- the LOC127303774 gene encoding uncharacterized protein translates to MEGDMIAAFQAEYEEAMLNEEAEPRRPRHRREFIRCDRLGAHDRLFEDYFADDCNYPPSFFRRRGEASIVNFTVNGHEYNYGYYLADGIYPSWPVFMKGVTLPQSEKHRRFTAAQSACRKDVECAFGVLNTRFNILAVPGRSYSRRTLGLIMRACVILHNMIIDDERDINLENIYETVDSNVGPAIHNHAPPSLAARIQMDNEMRDSPMYTQLQHDLIEHVWANA, encoded by the exons ATGGAGGGTGATATGATCGCTGCATTCCAGGCGGAGTATGAGGAGGCGATGCTCAACGAGGAGGCGGAGCCAAGACGGCCGCGACACCGCCGAGAGTTCATCAGGTGTGATCGTCTGGGTGCCCACGATCGGCTCTTcgaggactacttcgccgacgactgCAATTATCCTCCGAGCTTCTTTCGGCGAAG GGGAGAAGCATCCATAGTGAACTTCACGGTGAATGGACATGAGTACAACTATGGTTACTACCTTGCCGACGGCATCTACCCCTCCTGGCCGGTGTTCATGAAAGGTGTTACTCTTCCACAAAGTGAAAAGCATCGACGGTTCACTGCTGCTCAATCAGCTTGCCGCAAAGATGTCGAGTGCGCCTTTGGAGTGCTGAACACTAGGTTCAACATTCTAGCAGTTCCGGGACGCTCCTACTCGAGACGTACTCTTGGGTtgatcatgcgtgcatgtgtcattctgcataacatgatcatcgACGATGAGCGTGATATAAATTTGGAGAACATCTATGAGACAGTTGATTCCAATGTCGGCCCTGCGATACACAACCACGCACCACCAAGCCTAGCAGCCAGGATTCAGATGGACAACGAAATGAGGGACTCACCGATGTATACACAGCTCCAGCATGATTTGATTGAGCATGTGTGGGCTAATGCCTAG
- the LOC139831535 gene encoding uncharacterized protein gives MDSDDEDEQMFVLLLEEENAAAAKDEEHMMILASLATLYAERNLKPQRGGSALGRRKAKARQRLDGHIMLYADYFVDEPLQPKVVFWRWFRLQKCTVTMRLLAYGAPIDTVDDYMCIAESIAIDCLYKFCRAIIAVFREIYLRSPTAQDTEQILAINAVRGFPGMLGSIDCMHWKWKNCPMAWQGIMAGSNNDINVLECSPVFAKLVEGHAPPVKYEVNGRHYNKGYYLADRIYPTWSTFVKTISSLKLPK, from the exons ATGGACTCCGACGACGAGGACGAGCAAATGTTTGTTTTGCTGTTGGAGGAGGagaacgccgctgccgccaaagatgaagagcacatgatgatcctggcATCTCTGGCCACCCTATACGCTGAGCGGAACTTAAAGCCGCAGCGTGGCGGCTCTGCCCTGGGACGCCGGAAGGCCAAGGCGAGGCAACGCTTGGATGGGCACATCATGTTGTACGCCGATTACTTTGTTGATGAACCGCTTCAACCTAAGGTAGTATTCTGGCGCTGGTTCAGG CTACAGAAATGCACGGTCACTATGCGATTGCTTGCATATGGAGCTCCGATTGACACTGTCGATGACTATATGTGCATAGCCGAGAGCATCGCCATTGATTGCTTATACAAGTTTTGTAGGGCAATCATAGCAGTGTTCAGAGAAatatacttgagatcacccactgctcAAGATACTGAGCAGATACTTGCAATCAATGCAGTAAGAGGATTTCCCGGGATGCTTGGAagtattgactgcatgcattggaaatggaagaactgtccaatGGCTTGGCAGGGCAT AATGGCAGGCTCAAACAACGACATCAACGTCTTGGAGTGCTCTCCTGTCTttgccaagcttgttgagggccaTGCTCCCCCGGTTAAGTATGAGGTCAATGGGCGCCACTATAACaagggatactaccttgcagatcgCATCTATCCTACATggtcaacatttgtgaagacgatCTCAAGCCTGAAGCTGCCAAAGTAA